GCCTTTGAAAACCTGGGGGTGGTTCGATGAGAAAGGCGAAGATTTTATTCCTACTCGCCGCGGCAGTTTTGATTCTGATCGTTGCATCCTGTGGACCGATAGTAGTCCTTCCAAAATACGGCATACCACTCAACATTGTCGAAGCTGGGGTGATCAGGGATAATCTCTTAGAAGACCTCGCATCCTGGTGCGCCAATCAAAACGATCTGGTGATGCTCTACTATCCCAGCACAACTCTGTTCTCAAATCGAGGTATCGGAGCAATATCCTCAACAGATAAGTACGTGCTCATGAACAACGAAATCGCTGGTACCTACTTGGACGAAACCGAACTTGACGAAACAAAGACTCAGATTTCGAACTGGCTCCAACCTGTTGAAGATTTGGAAGGAAATCTGTCACTCAGACTTGAGCCCAACGACCTTCTCGGTACAACCTGGGACCTCGTCATCGGTGTGGGAAGTGAGGAAAAGTCAGCGATAATAACGCCAGAATCAGGTTACGTCCTGGTGCAGTTTGAAAATCAAAACGGTGTTTACACGGTGACGAGCGTTGAGCTTGAGCAAGATTGGCGCAATCTGGACGTGCCCAAAAACATACCTGCCAGCCAGTTGAAAGGTTATGCGTTCTTCAAGATCGAAAATGGAGTAATCACAGCTTCACGCGTCATTCTTCCGTGAACATCAAGGGGGGATGTGAATGAAAAAGGCATGGATCGTGTTGCTGATACTGTTCGTTGCGGCTCTGAGCTTTGCAGACATGCAGCTGAAGAACATCATCATAGTCCCCAGACCGAGCGATCTTGAAGTTAAGGTATGGCTCAACAAACCTGAAGGTTCCGTTTATCAAGTTGGTGAATCGTTGAACATCTACTTCAAAGCGAACAAGAGCTGCTACGTGGTCATCTACGACATCCGTTCTGACGGAAAGATCACGCTTTTGTTTCCAAACAGGTACGATACGAACAACTACATCGCTCCGAACGTGACCTACAAATTGCCCATCTCAACAGCGTATTCGTTCAAAGTCGCACCACCTGAGGGAAAAGAGTTCATCCAGATCATCGCGAGCACCAGCTACATCCCGCTCTTTCAACAGCTCAGAGACCTTGGAACATCTGGAACCTTTCCACAGTTGACGACTGATCCGGAACGCTACGTACAGGAACAGATCCTTCCACACCTCAAGGACCAGTGGGCAAGCGACATAACCTATTTCTACGTGGGTCGCGCACCCAGAAAAGGCGTCGTGCAGCTTGAATCCAATCCGACCGGTGCGTACGTGTACGTGGACGGAAGATACATCGGCACGACCCCGGCACGGATCGAGCTAGACGAAGGTCAGCATTTTGCCACCTTCTACTGGCAGGACCAGGTGATCACAGAAACGTTCTTCGTCACCGCTGGAAGGACCGTCGTGGTGAGCGCGAACTTCTTGAGAAAAACGATTCTGGACATCAAAACAACACCATCTGGTGCGCAGATCTTTGTTGATGGCAACTTCGTCGGTGTGAGCCCGATCCAGGTCGAGGTACAACCTGGTGCTCACACAGTCCTAGCAACGATGCCAGGTTACGCACCAGCTCAAACGAGCGTGTCTGTTTCGGCAGGTGAGACGAAAACAGTCAACCTGGTGCTCAATCCAGAGCAGGCAACGTTGAGGATCTTCTCGAGCCCGGCGGGTGCCTCGATCTACGTAAACGGTCAGTACAGAGGCGTCGCACCGTCTTCAGGATTGACCTTGTCGCTGAATCCGGGTACGTACACCATCATGGCAAGATTGACAGGTTATGAGGACACATCGACGACGGTGACGCTCAATCCAGGTGAGAGCAGAAGCATCACGCTGACTTTGCCTTTGAGAAAAGCAACGCTAAACATCTTCACCAACCCCGTGGGTGCTTCGATCTACATCGATGGAAACTACGTTGGCACAACGCGCAGCACGGGCCTCTCCGTGCAGGTCGATCCTGGTACACACACGATCGTCGCCACGATGAATGGCTACGAAGATACGACCGTGACCGTCAGCGTCGCTTCCGGTGAGACCAAGAGGGTGGACATAACCCTGCCGCCGATCCCCAGAACAGGCGTTCTGATCATCTACACCACACCGGTGAACGCCTCAATCTATGTGGACGGAAGGTTCGTGGGTACTGCGGGCTCTCTCGGTTTGAGGGTCGAAGTGGATGCGAACGTGGTTCATCGAATCGTTGCAAGTTTGCCGGACTATGAAGATGCATCAACTGAAGTTCAAGT
Above is a window of Thermotoga sp. Ku-13t DNA encoding:
- a CDS encoding PEGA domain-containing protein; its protein translation is MKKAWIVLLILFVAALSFADMQLKNIIIVPRPSDLEVKVWLNKPEGSVYQVGESLNIYFKANKSCYVVIYDIRSDGKITLLFPNRYDTNNYIAPNVTYKLPISTAYSFKVAPPEGKEFIQIIASTSYIPLFQQLRDLGTSGTFPQLTTDPERYVQEQILPHLKDQWASDITYFYVGRAPRKGVVQLESNPTGAYVYVDGRYIGTTPARIELDEGQHFATFYWQDQVITETFFVTAGRTVVVSANFLRKTILDIKTTPSGAQIFVDGNFVGVSPIQVEVQPGAHTVLATMPGYAPAQTSVSVSAGETKTVNLVLNPEQATLRIFSSPAGASIYVNGQYRGVAPSSGLTLSLNPGTYTIMARLTGYEDTSTTVTLNPGESRSITLTLPLRKATLNIFTNPVGASIYIDGNYVGTTRSTGLSVQVDPGTHTIVATMNGYEDTTVTVSVASGETKRVDITLPPIPRTGVLIIYTTPVNASIYVDGRFVGTAGSLGLRVEVDANVVHRIVASLPDYEDASTEVQVMPNETKTVRLTLEPVQRTGTVSINSTPSSALVYINGYLKGVTPLRIDLDYGTYQLVVLKGGYYAEVLTLVVDRRNVSVSVTLRPIQ